Genomic window (Achromobacter sp. B7):
GGCACGTGCTTGAACGGGTCACGCGCTGCCGACAGCGGCAGCACGACCGTCAGGGCAAGCTGAACGCTGCGTTGAGCGGCGCCGAGCTGGATCAGCACTGTGTGATGCAGGCGGATGCGCAGGCGCTACTCTTTCAGGCCATGCGGCGTTTGTCGGGTTCCGGGCGGGCGCTGCACCGGGCGCTGCGCGTTGCCCGCACGATCGCCGATCTTGAAGGGGCCGACGCGCTGGCTGCCAGTCATGTTGCCCAGGCGGTTCAGTACCGCCGGCCGGGTTTGTAGGGTTCCTTGGAAGCCGGCTGTGCGTCCACCTGGGGTTTTTCCGCATTCCGGCTCGACAACACCCGGGAAATCACCATATAATCAAAGGCTTTCCCGGATCTGGCGTGCTTTTTAGCGGCAGACGTTCCAGGAAAGAAGTAGCAGCAAAGAAGTAGCAGCAAAGAAGTAGCAGCAAAGAGATAAGCCAAGCTGGCCGCGCTGAAAATCAATAGGCGTTTGCCGGTAGTAGTACAGCAATGTCTCGGCAGCAGTACCCAGCAATACCTCAGCAATACCCAGCAGTACCCCCCAAGAAGTGGCAACAGGTTTACAAGTTTTGCCGTTGTGTCGGTACCAGCCTTCGGGCTGCCAGCCACCAGCGCCCAAGCACCTCGCGTCATGTCAAATCAACAACGAGTTTAAGTTTAGGGAATCATCATGCCCAAGATGAAAACCAAGAAAAGCGCCTCCAAGCGCTTTAAGGTTCGCGGCAGCGGCTCCATCAAGCGCGGTCAGGCGTTCAAGCGCCACATTCTGACCAAGAAGACCACGAAGGCCAAGCGTCAATTGCGCGGCTCGACGGCCGTTCATGAATCCAACGTGGCCTCCGTCAAGGCCATGATGCCTTTCGCTTGATAAGGGAGACTTAATATGCCTCGCGTCAAACGCGGCGTAACTGCCCGCGCACGTCACAAAAAAGTCATTGCCGCCGCCAAGGGTTACCGTGGCCGCCGCGGTAATGTGTTCCGTATTGCCAAGCAAGCAGTCATGCGCGCTGGCCAATACGCCTACCGCGACCGTCGTAACAAGAAGCGCACGTTCCGTGCTCTGTGGATCACGCGTATCAACGCTGCTGTCCGCGAACATGGCGTCAGCTACAGCGTGTTCATCGCTGGTCTGAAGAAGGCTTCGATTGAACTGGATCGTAAGGTCCTGGCCGATCTGGCCGTGCGCGACAAGGCCGGCTTTGCCGCCATCGTGCAGCAAGCCAAGGCTGCCTTGGCTGCCTGATCGCGCGCTTTAACTCATCGCGCATCGCTGCAAACGGGGCTGTAATAGCCCCGTTTGCGTTTTGAAGGCTGGATTTCATGACTCTATTGGTTGACGACCTGGTCTCCCAGGCGCAAGAACGGTTCGCCGCGGCTACGGATGCCGCCGCGCTCGAGAACGCAAAGGCTCGATTCCTGGGTAAGGAAGGCGCACTGACGGTGCTGCTCAAGGGTCTGGGCAAGCTCGATCCCGAGCAGAAGCGCGAGATGGGCGCCCGTATCAATCAGGCCAAGCAACAAGTCGAAGAGCTCCTGAATTCGCGCCGCGCTGCATTGGCGCAGGCGGAACTGGACGCCCGACTGGCTTCTGAAACCATTGACGTCACCCTGCCGGGCCGCGGTCGCGCGCCGGGGGGCATCCATCCGGTGATCCGGACCTGGGAACGTGTGGAAGCTATCTTCCGTTCCATTGGCTTCGACGTGGCCGACGGCCCCGAAGTGGAAAACGACTGGACCAATTTCACCGCATTGAACAACCCGCTGGACCATCCGGCGCGTTCCATGCAGGACACGTTCTACGTCGACATGAACGACGCCGACGGCCTGCCGCTGCTGCTGCGCACGCACACCAGCCCCATGCAGGTGCGTTATGCCCGCATGCACAAGCCGCCCATCAAGGTGATTGCACCCGGGCGCACCTATCGCGTCGACAGCGACGCCACGCACTCGCCCATGTTCCACCAAGTGGAAGGGCTCTGGATCGCCGAGGACATCTCGTTTGCCGACCTGAAGGGCGTGTACACCGATTTCCTGCGTTGCTTCTTTGAAAGCGATGATCTTGTCGTGCGCTTCCGCCCGTCGTTCTTCCCGTTCACGGAGCCGTCCGCCGAAATCGACATGATGTTCACCTCGGGTCCCAACCGTGGTCGCTGGCTGGAAATTTCCGGCTCGGGCCAGGTGCACCCCGAAGTGGTGCGCAACTTCGGCCTTGATCCCGAGCGCTACATCGGCTTTGCCTTTGGTTCCGGCCTTGAGCGCCTGACGATGTTGCGCTACGGCGTCAACGACCTGCGCCAGTTCTACGAAGGCGATTTGCGCTTCTTGCGCCAGTTCAACGAATAACAGACGGCTGATCATGCAATTTCCCGAATCCTGGCTGCGTACGCTGGTCAACCCTCCCATCGCAACCGACGAACTCGCGCACCGCCTCACCATGGCCGGCCTGGAAGTCGAAGAGACGGCGCCTGCCGCACCGGCCTTTAGTGGCGTTGTCGTGGGTCACATCGTCGATATCGCTCCGCATCCCGACGCCGACAAGCTGCGCGTGTGCCAAGTGGACGATGGCTCCGGCGAACGCCTGCAAATCGTGTGCGGCGCACCGAACGCGGCGGCCGGCCTGAAGGTGCCATTGGCACGCGTGGGCGCTGAACTGCCTGGCGGCATGAAGATCGGCGTAGCAAAAATGCGCGGCGTCCAATCGTCGGGCATGTTGTGCTCGGCCCGCGAACTGGGCTTGTCGCAAGACCACGCAGGCTTGTTGGAACTGCCCGCCGACATGGTGCCCGGTCAGTCCATCCGCGAAGCGCTGGACCTGGACGACACGCTCTTCACGCTCAAGCTCACGCCTAACCGCGCCGACTGCCTGTCGATACTTGGCGTGGCGCGCGAAGTGGCTGCGCTGACGGGCGCACCGTTGTCGGTGCCCACGGCCGTTGCCGTGCCCGTGCAGCTTGAAGATCGTCTGCCCGTCAAGATCGAAGCCCCCGACCTGTGTGGCCGTTTTGCCGGCCGCGTTATTCGTGGCGTGAATGCTCGCGCCGCAACGCCAGACTGGATGAAGACGCGCCTTGAGCGCGCCGGCCAGCGTTCGTTGTCGGCATTGGTCGACATCTCGAACTACGTCATGCTTGAGTTGGGCCGCCCGTCGCACGTGTTCGATCTGGACAAGATCGGTGGCGATATCTCCGTGCGCTGGGCGCGCGAAGGCGAGACGCTGGAACTGCTGAACGGCCAGACCATCACGCTGGATCCGAAGGTCGGCGTGGTGGTGGCCGGCGACCAGGTGGAAAGCCTGGCCGGCATCATGGGTGGTGAAGCCACGTCCGTGACGCTGGACACGCAGAACGTCTATCTGGAAGCCGCGTTCTGGTGGCCGCAGGCCATTGCGGGTCGCGCGCGCCGCTACAAGTTCAGCTCGGAAGCCAGCCATCGCTTCGAGCGCGGCGTGGACTACGCCAGCATTCCCGAACACATCGAATTCATTACGCGCTTGATCGTCGACATCTGCGGCGGCCAGGTCGGCCCGGTGGATGACCAGATCGTCAACCTGCCTACGCGCGCGCCGGTCCGCATGCGCCTGGCGCGCTGCCATCGCGTGCTTGGCGTGCCCGTCACGCAAGAGCAGGTCGCCAAGATTTTCGCCAGCCTGGGTCTGGAATTCACGGTCGAAGGCGATGACTTCATCGTCAGCCCGCCGTCGTACCGCTTCGACCTTGAAATCGAAGAAGACCTGATCGAGGAAGTGGCTCGCATCTACGGCTTCGAGAGCATTCCCGATGTGCCGCCGATGGCGCGCGCCAAGATGTTCTCGCAGCCCGAAGTGCATCGTGGCGCGCATGCGCTGCGTCGCCTGACGGCCGCCCAGGATTACCAGGAAGTCGTGAACTACAGCTTCGTTGAAGCCGATTGGGAACGCGACTACGCCGGCAACGACACGCCGGTTCGCCTGGTGAATCCTATTGCCAGCCATTTGTCGGTCATGCGTTCCAGCCTGATTGGTGGCTTGGTCGCCAACATCCGCCACAACGCCAACCGCAAGCAGTCGCGCGTTCGCGTGTTCGAACTGGGTCGCGTCTTCATGCGCGACGCCAGCGCACAAGATGGTCCGCTGGAAGTTGCGGGTGTGCGCCAACCGATGCGCTTGTCGGGCGCTGCCTGGGGCCCGGCCGTTGAAGAGCAGTGGGGCGTGGCCACGCGCCAAGTCGATTTCTTTGACGTGAAGATGGACGTCGAGGCATTGTTTGGCGCCCGCGGTCGTCGTCTGCGATTCGAAGCTGCGTCGCATCCCGCGCTGCATCCGGGCCGCAGCGCCCGCATCGAGCTCGATGGCAAGCAAGTGGGCTGGGTCGGCGAACTGCACCCGCGCTGGGCGCAGCAGGCAGACTTGGCGCACGCGCCCGTCGTGTTCGAACTTGACGTTCAAGCCTTGTCCGAAGGCGAGTTGCCTCAAGTGCGCGAGCTCTCGCGCCAGCCCGTGGTCGTGCGCGACCTGGCGCTGTGGGTGGACGCTTCGGTGTCCACGCAATCGATGCTGGACACGGTGTTTGCCGCGGTCAAGGCGGATGCGCAACTGGCAGTTGTGCAGGACGCGCGCGTGTTTGACGTGTGGCGCGAGAAGGCCCATGGCAGCGAGCCCGTCACGGAGAAAAGCCTTGCTTTCCGTTTCTGGCTACAGGACACTGAGGTCACCCTGGACGAAGCCCGTGTGGCGGATTGCCTGTCCCGCATCAAGGATGCATTGGTCGGCGCCCACGGCGCGCGCCAGCGTACATGAACCATGGGGAACAGTATGCTTGCTGCCGAGCCACGCACCCTGACCAAGGCTGAGCTTGCCGAACTGCTCTTCGAGCGGGTCGGCTTGAACAAGCGCGAGGCCAAGGACATCGTCGATACCTTCTTCGAAGAAATCCGTGACGCCTTGGCTCGCGGTGATTCCGTGAAGCTTTCGGGTTTCGGCAATTTCCAGGTGCGCGACAAGCCGCCACGACCTGGCCGCAATCCCAAAACCGGCGAGACCATTCCCATCGCCGCACGCCGCGTGGTCACGTTCCACGCGAGTCAGAAACTCAAGAGCGTGGTAGAGCAGGCGACCCCTGCTGCACCCGACGCCGCGGAGTGATACGCTTTGTCGGTAATTGTTATCGGCACCCAGCTTACTCGCGGCATAAAATTCGCTTATGACACGTACTGAATCCACCGTTACCCTGCCGCCCATTCCCGCCAAGCGTTACTTCACCATTGGTGAAGTCAGCGAGCTGTGTGGCGTCAAGCCTCACGTCTTGCGGTACTGGGAACAGGAATTCACCCAGCTCAAGCCGGTCAAGCGGCGCGGCAACCGCCGCTACTATCAGCATCACGAAGTGCTGCTGATTCGCCGCATCCGTTCCTTGCTGTATGAACAAGGCTTCACGATCAGCGGTGCACGCAATCGCCTGGGCGATGCGCGCGATATGCCGCACGATCAAGACGCCGCCGTTCGCTTGTCGGGCGCCGAAATGCAAGGCCTGCGCAACGAGCTTGCCAGCGTCTCGACGATGTTGGCAGACGCCTTGGGCCTGCCCGCCAACGTGACCAACGTGGCCGCCAGCGCAAGCAGCGGCACCGTCAGCACGGTGGCATAAGTCGGTTGGCCTCATCCGCGCCAACCCGCATTTGATAGAAAGCGTTATCCGCAACGCGCGTCGCTGATCCGCTTCGCGCGCGGCAACAAGCAGTGCATTGCGCTTCATGCGCCGTCTGATAGATAGCTAGTGCAGACGACGAACATGAAGCGCAAATTTTTTTGAGTATTCAGCACTTTTTTTGCACCAATGCGTGCAAACTTATTTTTGTTCTGCTATACTCTTTTTCTTTCGGGGCGTAGCGCAGCCTGGTAGCGCACTTGCATGGGGTGCAAGGGGTCGCGAGTTCGAATCCCGCCGTCCCGACCAGAAGTTCCAAGGCCGTTAGTGAGAAATCACTAACGGCCTTTCTCATTTCCGAATCAGGTTGGTTGCATCGATATCTGCACCTATCGCGCCGACATATACCCAGCACTCATCGCCCATTCACTATCCTGCGCCCGCGCTCTCCGCCGTTTTCCCCGCGCGCATTTTTCTGCTGAAAACAACGCTTAGCGAATGATCCGCGGTGCGCACGAACGTCACGTCGGCGGTGGGGCGTCCCACTGACATCCCAGCCATCATTGCCATCGCGGCAGTCCATACCAGTCCGATGATAGGTATCGACGAGATTGCGCTGTGATGCAAGCTTGGAAAGGGGTTCGACGGTCTATCCACCACGCGGCTTTTCAGGCCGGCCTGAGCCACCAATGCGCCCGCGCGTAGCAGGGTTGCTTCCATGTCATGGACGTTTTCCATATAGAAGTTCTGCTTGTCGAAAAGCGCATTCGAAAGCAGCTGTGCAAACTGCGCTTCGCTGATTTGGTTCATGAAGTAGGTGCGGGCGAAGGGCATAGGGGCATCCCGTTTTTGATATCAGCCTTATGGCAGCTTAGCCGAACGGCATCATGGCCGAACAGCATGCTGGCAGGAAAAAATGCGCAGCAGCCCCCACATATTCTGTTCATCAATGTGCTGGTATAACTAGCGTCCCGACTTCGTTCGCAAAGGGTTCCCGTGGCTCGCAAACTCGCTGGTAGGCGTCTTATCGCGTTGACCTTCAATGCCATTGGTCAATACGGCAGGAACATGGTGGCTGCGGCGCCATGGTCCTTGTGCGTGTTTTTTCTATCGCTTCCTTTTGCATTGCTGGCGTCCAAGTCTGTGGGCGCGATCCAATTTGTGTTCCTGCTGCTGGCGTTGATCAATTTGCTGGCATTGGCACGTATGACGTTCGCATGGATGGATGTCGTCGCGAGTAGGGACGTCGTGATCGAACAGCCGAAGCTTGCGGCCAATGCCGAGGCAAAGCACTTGGCGCTGCTGGTTCTATTCGTCGTCGTGGCGGGCGCGGTGTTGCGTGCGTCCGCCGACATTCCGCTGTGGCTCTACTTCGCGCTGAATAGCGGTGGCGACGCAAAGTTCTTTGTCGCGTTGTTCAGCCTGCTTGGTCTGATCTGGGTGCCAACGATATAC
Coding sequences:
- the pheS gene encoding phenylalanine--tRNA ligase subunit alpha produces the protein MTLLVDDLVSQAQERFAAATDAAALENAKARFLGKEGALTVLLKGLGKLDPEQKREMGARINQAKQQVEELLNSRRAALAQAELDARLASETIDVTLPGRGRAPGGIHPVIRTWERVEAIFRSIGFDVADGPEVENDWTNFTALNNPLDHPARSMQDTFYVDMNDADGLPLLLRTHTSPMQVRYARMHKPPIKVIAPGRTYRVDSDATHSPMFHQVEGLWIAEDISFADLKGVYTDFLRCFFESDDLVVRFRPSFFPFTEPSAEIDMMFTSGPNRGRWLEISGSGQVHPEVVRNFGLDPERYIGFAFGSGLERLTMLRYGVNDLRQFYEGDLRFLRQFNE
- a CDS encoding MerR family transcriptional regulator yields the protein MTRTESTVTLPPIPAKRYFTIGEVSELCGVKPHVLRYWEQEFTQLKPVKRRGNRRYYQHHEVLLIRRIRSLLYEQGFTISGARNRLGDARDMPHDQDAAVRLSGAEMQGLRNELASVSTMLADALGLPANVTNVAASASSGTVSTVA
- the rpmI gene encoding 50S ribosomal protein L35 — its product is MPKMKTKKSASKRFKVRGSGSIKRGQAFKRHILTKKTTKAKRQLRGSTAVHESNVASVKAMMPFA
- the pheT gene encoding phenylalanine--tRNA ligase subunit beta; its protein translation is MQFPESWLRTLVNPPIATDELAHRLTMAGLEVEETAPAAPAFSGVVVGHIVDIAPHPDADKLRVCQVDDGSGERLQIVCGAPNAAAGLKVPLARVGAELPGGMKIGVAKMRGVQSSGMLCSARELGLSQDHAGLLELPADMVPGQSIREALDLDDTLFTLKLTPNRADCLSILGVAREVAALTGAPLSVPTAVAVPVQLEDRLPVKIEAPDLCGRFAGRVIRGVNARAATPDWMKTRLERAGQRSLSALVDISNYVMLELGRPSHVFDLDKIGGDISVRWAREGETLELLNGQTITLDPKVGVVVAGDQVESLAGIMGGEATSVTLDTQNVYLEAAFWWPQAIAGRARRYKFSSEASHRFERGVDYASIPEHIEFITRLIVDICGGQVGPVDDQIVNLPTRAPVRMRLARCHRVLGVPVTQEQVAKIFASLGLEFTVEGDDFIVSPPSYRFDLEIEEDLIEEVARIYGFESIPDVPPMARAKMFSQPEVHRGAHALRRLTAAQDYQEVVNYSFVEADWERDYAGNDTPVRLVNPIASHLSVMRSSLIGGLVANIRHNANRKQSRVRVFELGRVFMRDASAQDGPLEVAGVRQPMRLSGAAWGPAVEEQWGVATRQVDFFDVKMDVEALFGARGRRLRFEAASHPALHPGRSARIELDGKQVGWVGELHPRWAQQADLAHAPVVFELDVQALSEGELPQVRELSRQPVVVRDLALWVDASVSTQSMLDTVFAAVKADAQLAVVQDARVFDVWREKAHGSEPVTEKSLAFRFWLQDTEVTLDEARVADCLSRIKDALVGAHGARQRT
- a CDS encoding integration host factor subunit alpha gives rise to the protein MGNSMLAAEPRTLTKAELAELLFERVGLNKREAKDIVDTFFEEIRDALARGDSVKLSGFGNFQVRDKPPRPGRNPKTGETIPIAARRVVTFHASQKLKSVVEQATPAAPDAAE
- the rplT gene encoding 50S ribosomal protein L20, with product MPRVKRGVTARARHKKVIAAAKGYRGRRGNVFRIAKQAVMRAGQYAYRDRRNKKRTFRALWITRINAAVREHGVSYSVFIAGLKKASIELDRKVLADLAVRDKAGFAAIVQQAKAALAA